The Methanofervidicoccus sp. A16 genome has a segment encoding these proteins:
- the rqcH gene encoding ribosome rescue protein RqcH codes for MKKDLTNVDIYAIVQELQGEILKGLLDKAFLIDSQGGKELILKVHVPDEGAKEVVIGVGTYKYITLTEYNREKPKNPPSFAMLLRKYLKNTRIINVEQHNFDRIVKITFQWKEKIFKLIVELFGEGNVILLDSEDRIILPLKIERWSSREIIPKEIYRYPPQRDLTPFNLEHSFEIFKSKFSEDKNKKSECVRVISRIFGIAGIYAEEICHIAGVDKKTVNPSEEEIEKLYNGCKEFFNRMFQDRKPHIVLKDGDYFDVSPVELIKYRDYEKRYYERFINAVDDYFSRNISKKIVEEVESKLQRMIKKQERILESQIETLKKYEKIAQENQIKGDLIYANYNIVDEILKVLRQARERMDWEEIKRIIKENRDNPLLSRILSIREKSGEIVLRLSADYGEGVVERDITLDIRKNAFENAEEYYSRSKKFRSKMEGVKKAIEMSKEKLERLKREEEIEQELMKEVEKKTLVKKKRKKRKWYEKFKWTVIEGHLILAGKDATTNELLIKRYTDSKDIVFHTLMEGAPFTVIKMDRDIEELEEEKREKLLMETARFAVSHSKAWKLGLGNTDVYWVRPEQISKTAESGEYLKKGAFVVRGKRNFIRSVPLGLGIGILEYDGEKKLTTAPPETVKSFEKYVMLKPAKRKKGELIKELKEIFKDYDVDDEDILRVLPPGESDIVREH; via the coding sequence ATGAAAAAAGATCTGACCAACGTAGATATATACGCCATAGTACAGGAACTTCAAGGAGAGATACTAAAGGGTCTATTGGATAAGGCATTTCTCATAGATTCCCAGGGAGGAAAGGAGTTGATACTGAAGGTGCATGTCCCAGATGAAGGTGCAAAGGAGGTAGTTATAGGTGTAGGTACTTATAAATATATCACCTTAACAGAGTACAACAGGGAGAAGCCTAAAAATCCTCCATCCTTCGCAATGCTACTTAGGAAGTATCTGAAAAATACCAGGATAATCAATGTGGAACAACACAACTTCGACAGGATAGTTAAGATAACATTTCAATGGAAGGAGAAGATCTTTAAACTCATAGTGGAACTCTTCGGTGAGGGGAATGTTATACTCTTAGATAGCGAGGATAGGATAATACTACCGTTAAAGATAGAGAGATGGAGCAGTAGGGAGATCATCCCAAAAGAAATCTACAGGTATCCACCTCAGAGGGATCTAACTCCATTTAACTTAGAGCACTCATTTGAGATTTTTAAGAGTAAATTCAGTGAAGATAAGAATAAGAAAAGTGAATGTGTAAGGGTTATTTCAAGGATCTTCGGTATAGCGGGGATATATGCAGAGGAGATATGCCATATTGCAGGTGTAGATAAAAAAACTGTGAATCCCTCTGAGGAGGAGATAGAGAAACTGTACAATGGATGTAAGGAGTTCTTCAACAGGATGTTTCAAGATAGGAAACCTCACATAGTTTTAAAGGATGGGGACTATTTCGATGTATCTCCAGTGGAACTTATAAAGTATAGAGATTACGAGAAGAGGTACTATGAGAGATTCATTAATGCAGTGGATGATTACTTCTCACGGAATATTTCAAAGAAGATCGTGGAAGAGGTTGAGAGTAAACTACAGAGGATGATAAAAAAGCAGGAGAGGATTCTTGAGAGTCAGATAGAAACCCTTAAGAAGTATGAAAAAATAGCCCAAGAGAACCAGATAAAGGGGGATCTAATATATGCCAACTACAACATAGTAGATGAGATCCTCAAGGTTCTTAGGCAGGCGAGGGAGAGGATGGATTGGGAGGAGATAAAGAGGATAATTAAAGAGAACAGAGACAACCCCCTTCTTAGTAGGATCCTCTCTATAAGAGAGAAGAGTGGAGAAATTGTACTGAGACTATCTGCAGACTACGGAGAGGGGGTTGTAGAGAGGGATATTACATTGGATATAAGAAAGAACGCCTTTGAGAATGCAGAGGAGTACTACAGTAGATCTAAGAAATTCAGAAGTAAAATGGAGGGTGTTAAGAAGGCTATAGAGATGAGTAAGGAGAAACTTGAGAGACTGAAAAGGGAGGAGGAGATAGAACAGGAGTTGATGAAGGAGGTAGAGAAAAAAACCCTTGTAAAGAAGAAGAGGAAAAAGAGGAAGTGGTACGAGAAGTTCAAATGGACAGTTATAGAGGGCCACTTAATACTCGCTGGGAAGGATGCAACCACAAACGAGCTACTTATAAAGAGATACACCGACAGTAAGGATATAGTATTCCACACACTAATGGAAGGTGCACCATTTACAGTGATCAAGATGGACAGGGATATAGAGGAGTTAGAGGAGGAGAAAAGGGAAAAGTTATTGATGGAGACTGCACGTTTTGCAGTTTCCCATTCCAAAGCCTGGAAGTTGGGGTTAGGTAATACAGACGTCTATTGGGTAAGACCTGAGCAGATCTCAAAGACTGCAGAGAGTGGAGAGTATCTGAAGAAGGGAGCCTTTGTAGTGAGGGGGAAGAGAAACTTCATAAGGAGTGTGCCCTTAGGATTAGGTATAGGTATCTTGGAGTACGATGGGGAGAAGAAGTTAACTACAGCGCCTCCTGAGACTGTGAAAAGTTTTGAGAAGTATGTAATGTTAAAACCTGCTAAAAGGAAAAAGGGGGAACTTATAAAGGAACTTAAGGAGATATTTAAAGATTACGATGTGGATGACGAGGATATTCTTAGAGTCCTTCCTCCAGGGGAGAGTGATATAGTTAGAGAGCATTAA
- the frhD gene encoding coenzyme F420-reducing hydrogenase, FrhD protein → MLPDYLRKEILVIGCGNVLFGDDGFGYEVIKRLEKIDLPDNVEVIDAGTGSAYYIMSLLDEESSVKKLIVVDTIDFDLPPGTLIKLGVEDLPRIGKYSFDAHDVPLAPYLIDAHKRGIEVVIIGCQGKEITCPDIKIGLSKEVEESVEKAVEMVLEEIRRR, encoded by the coding sequence TTGCTACCAGATTATCTAAGAAAGGAGATACTTGTTATAGGATGTGGAAATGTCCTTTTTGGAGATGATGGATTTGGATACGAGGTAATAAAGAGGTTGGAAAAAATAGATCTTCCAGATAACGTGGAAGTTATAGATGCAGGGACAGGGAGTGCTTACTATATAATGTCCCTGTTAGATGAGGAATCCTCAGTTAAGAAGTTAATAGTTGTCGATACTATAGATTTTGACCTGCCTCCAGGGACTCTAATAAAGTTGGGAGTTGAGGACCTCCCAAGGATAGGGAAGTACAGTTTTGACGCCCACGATGTACCTTTAGCACCCTACCTCATAGATGCCCATAAGAGAGGCATAGAGGTAGTAATAATAGGTTGCCAAGGGAAGGAAATAACATGTCCAGATATAAAGATAGGACTATCCAAGGAGGTAGAAGAATCTGTCGAAAAGGCTGTTGAGATGGTCTTAGAGGAGATTAGAAGGAGATAA
- a CDS encoding tryptophan--tRNA ligase, with product MITPWEVSEEIDYKETMEKFGIKPFKDILNKLENPHYLMRRGVIFGHRDFEKIVECMREGKRFAVVSGMMPSGRMHFGHKMVVDQLIYYQSHNAEIYIPIADLEAYWAREMDFERTKKLAVEEYITNYIALGLNLENAHVYLQSKNNVVKDLSLRLAKRVNLSEMKAIYGFTGETNIGHLFAPIVQVADILHPQLEERMPVLVPVGIDQDPHIRLTRDIAGRCKEYNFISPSSTYHRFMTGLTGGKMSSSKEETAIFLSDKPSKELRKKVMSCKTGGRETLEEHKKYGGIPERCIVYELYLYHLVEDDRELMEIYENCKSGELTCGKCKKMCYEKLVEFLEDLNEKREVAREQAWDILK from the coding sequence TTGATAACACCTTGGGAAGTTTCAGAGGAGATTGACTATAAAGAGACTATGGAGAAGTTTGGGATAAAACCCTTCAAAGACATATTAAATAAACTGGAGAATCCTCACTATCTAATGAGAAGGGGAGTGATATTTGGCCATCGAGACTTTGAGAAAATAGTGGAGTGTATGAGAGAGGGTAAGAGGTTTGCAGTAGTTAGTGGGATGATGCCCTCTGGGAGAATGCACTTTGGACACAAGATGGTGGTGGATCAACTTATATATTATCAGAGTCATAATGCCGAGATATATATACCAATAGCAGATCTAGAGGCTTACTGGGCTCGAGAGATGGATTTTGAGAGGACTAAGAAGTTGGCAGTTGAGGAGTATATAACTAACTATATAGCCCTAGGTCTCAACTTGGAGAATGCCCACGTCTATCTCCAATCTAAGAATAATGTAGTTAAAGATTTATCTCTAAGGTTGGCAAAGAGGGTGAACCTCAGTGAGATGAAGGCTATCTACGGTTTCACTGGAGAGACAAATATAGGACATCTCTTTGCTCCAATAGTTCAGGTTGCAGATATACTCCATCCTCAACTGGAGGAGAGAATGCCAGTTTTGGTACCTGTAGGGATAGATCAGGATCCTCATATAAGATTAACTAGAGATATCGCTGGGAGATGTAAGGAGTACAACTTTATATCTCCATCCTCCACATACCACAGGTTTATGACAGGATTAACTGGAGGTAAGATGAGTTCTTCCAAGGAAGAAACTGCCATATTTCTAAGTGATAAACCCTCTAAGGAACTTAGGAAGAAGGTAATGTCCTGTAAAACTGGAGGTAGGGAAACCTTGGAGGAGCATAAGAAATACGGAGGTATTCCTGAAAGATGTATTGTGTATGAACTCTATCTATACCACCTAGTAGAGGATGATAGAGAACTTATGGAAATATACGAGAATTGTAAATCTGGAGAACTAACCTGTGGTAAGTGTAAAAAAATGTGCTATGAGAAGTTGGTAGAGTTTTTAGAGGATCTAAATGAGAAGAGGGAGGTTGCAAGGGAGCAGGCCTGGGATATTTTGAAGTAG
- the cysS gene encoding cysteine--tRNA ligase, which translates to MPMKIYNTLTKKKEEFIPLEKPIVKMYICGPTVYDEAHLGHGRTYVAFDLIRRYLEHRNYIVRLVMNFTDIDDKIIDRSKREGVPIEGLTNKYIRSFLKDMEKLKVKGADIYPRVSEHIDDIIEFIDILIKKGYAYVSKGGVYFHVKKFKDYGKLSNVKLDEEKIHRVEDPNKRDPADFALWKFAKPGEPSWDSPWGKGRPAWHIECSAMAIKYLGECFDIHGGGSDLIFPHHENEIAQSEAYTGKSPWVKYWIHTGFVTVDDEKMSKSLGNFVTLKEILRRYDPEVVRFFLLQRHYRSPLEYSEEGLKDTMNTLERLYNTLENIDAVLRDSEIKYKLEREDRETLNTLTDLWMKFYSAMDDDFNTPEALKYVFEVSSCINRYMTASNRPNRSTLLLARDFFKIVGEIFGIFDKYYGSSQSEDEEFKHLVDILIDIRNKLRKEKNFPLADEIRDKLKKIGIQLEDTPKGTLWKRVV; encoded by the coding sequence ATACCTATGAAGATCTACAACACACTAACAAAGAAAAAGGAGGAATTTATACCCCTTGAAAAACCTATAGTTAAGATGTACATCTGTGGTCCCACAGTCTACGACGAAGCCCATCTAGGACATGGTAGGACTTACGTAGCCTTTGATCTCATAAGGAGATACTTGGAACATAGAAATTACATTGTAAGGCTTGTTATGAACTTTACAGATATCGATGACAAGATCATAGATCGTAGTAAGAGGGAAGGAGTACCTATAGAGGGTCTCACCAACAAATATATAAGATCCTTCCTTAAGGATATGGAAAAATTAAAGGTTAAAGGTGCAGATATCTATCCAAGGGTTTCAGAGCATATAGATGATATAATTGAATTTATAGATATATTGATAAAAAAGGGATACGCCTATGTATCTAAAGGTGGAGTGTACTTCCATGTTAAGAAGTTTAAGGATTATGGAAAGTTAAGTAATGTAAAGTTAGATGAAGAGAAGATACATAGAGTTGAAGATCCCAATAAAAGAGATCCTGCAGATTTTGCACTGTGGAAGTTTGCAAAACCTGGGGAACCATCTTGGGACAGCCCCTGGGGAAAGGGAAGACCTGCATGGCATATAGAGTGCTCAGCCATGGCTATTAAGTACCTTGGGGAGTGTTTTGATATCCATGGAGGAGGTAGTGATCTTATATTCCCACACCATGAAAACGAGATAGCCCAAAGTGAGGCCTATACAGGTAAAAGTCCCTGGGTTAAGTACTGGATACATACAGGTTTTGTAACTGTAGATGATGAGAAAATGAGTAAAAGTTTAGGGAACTTTGTAACCCTTAAAGAGATTCTAAGAAGGTACGATCCTGAGGTTGTAAGGTTTTTCCTACTTCAGAGACATTACAGATCTCCACTAGAGTACAGTGAGGAAGGGTTAAAGGATACCATGAATACCTTGGAGAGACTTTACAACACATTGGAGAACATCGACGCCGTTCTTAGAGATTCTGAGATAAAGTATAAACTTGAGAGGGAGGATAGAGAGACCCTCAATACATTAACTGATCTCTGGATGAAGTTCTACAGTGCCATGGATGACGACTTCAACACTCCAGAGGCTCTTAAATATGTCTTTGAAGTTTCCAGTTGCATTAACAGGTATATGACAGCATCTAACAGACCTAATAGAAGCACGCTACTCCTTGCAAGGGACTTCTTTAAGATAGTTGGTGAGATATTTGGCATATTCGACAAGTACTATGGGAGTTCTCAGAGTGAAGATGAAGAGTTTAAACACCTAGTTGATATATTGATAGATATACGTAATAAATTGAGAAAGGAGAAAAATTTCCCACTAGCCGATGAGATCAGGGATAAGTTAAAAAAGATAGGTATCCAATTGGAGGATACACCAAAAGGCACTCTTTGGAAGAGGGTGGTGTAA
- the arfB gene encoding 2-amino-5-formylamino-6-ribosylaminopyrimidin-4(3H)-one 5'-monophosphate deformylase — MELRWEAGNIIDKRVHEIGVIALGSFLENHGSVLPIDTDAKIASYIALKVSIITGAKFLGVVLPSTEYPYVKHGVHNKPEEVVDYLRFILSWSRRLGIKKILIVNCHGGNVLISRYLGDLEREFNMRIVMKNITFIHAGTEEVSVGSVIGIGREDKIEDHHPSKYPEIGMVGLKEARESNKLIDRDAKVVEKYGVKIDRKLGEEILKRSIEECIGCIRELIN, encoded by the coding sequence TTGGAACTGAGATGGGAGGCAGGAAATATAATAGATAAGAGAGTTCATGAGATAGGAGTTATCGCCTTAGGTTCATTCTTAGAGAATCACGGCTCTGTACTTCCCATAGATACAGATGCAAAGATAGCATCCTATATAGCACTGAAAGTTTCTATAATAACAGGTGCAAAATTCTTAGGGGTAGTATTGCCCTCAACGGAGTACCCTTATGTAAAACATGGGGTACACAATAAACCTGAGGAGGTAGTAGATTACTTAAGGTTTATACTCTCCTGGAGTAGGAGGTTAGGTATTAAAAAGATATTGATAGTAAATTGCCATGGAGGTAATGTTCTTATCTCCAGGTACTTAGGTGATTTAGAGAGGGAGTTTAACATGAGGATAGTAATGAAGAATATAACGTTTATCCATGCAGGAACTGAAGAGGTATCTGTTGGAAGTGTTATTGGTATTGGAAGGGAGGATAAAATAGAGGATCATCATCCTAGTAAGTATCCTGAGATAGGTATGGTGGGGTTGAAGGAGGCTAGGGAGAGTAATAAGTTGATAGACAGGGATGCGAAGGTTGTTGAGAAGTACGGGGTTAAAATAGATAGAAAACTTGGAGAGGAGATACTTAAGAGATCTATAGAGGAATGTATAGGGTGTATTAGGGAGTTGATCAATTAG
- the acs gene encoding acetate--CoA ligase alpha subunit: MLEAIFNPRSVAVIGASNTKGKVGYSIMKNLKVFVEYNPNNRVYPVNPKYSEVLGFKCYKSVLDVPEESIDLAVIVVPAEYVPKVLEECGEKGVKGAVVISAGFSEVGNYHLEEEIRKIGKKYNIRIIGPNCLGIINMYNRLNASFSKGYFAEGNITFISQSGALITAVLDIAPLLNLGFSKIVSLGNKVDVRESDILEYLIQDNTTKVVVLYIESIKDKRFIDSARRLAKVKPIIALKGGRSEEGARAISSHTGSLAGDIEIYNAVFKKGKVLTVETFEELVDLMHLFSTQPLMRGNRLGIITNAGGFGVMAADSCRRYGLTLPDFEPSTVEKLRRHLPPTSSVSNPQDLIGDADTDRYRHALETLIEDKNIDGILVILTPQEMTKPLEVAEVVVDIKREIERRGLSKAIVASFVGGVSIKGSKSYLRKNGVPAYISPENGVEVLSRSYKYSVMKVQEDDCEYLEDIRSQLMKVKEENLDTIRELLSNPNEYNSKRFLKLHGIKVPRGYLAKTPEEAKYYGSILGDVVMKICSKYIPHKSDINCVVVKPEDVRETFHRIMERGEDYLRERGIKGKIDGVLIEEYIEGMELILGGKRDRVFGPVIMVGLGGVFVEVMKDVSFAIHPITREYALDTLKELKSYKVLEGIRGRPRRDIDFVVDTMVKLGLIMELYPEIWEIDINPLFVKEEGKGGYVGDALIITEDEG; the protein is encoded by the coding sequence ATGTTAGAAGCTATTTTCAATCCAAGATCTGTTGCAGTAATTGGTGCCTCCAACACTAAGGGAAAGGTAGGTTATTCAATAATGAAGAATTTAAAAGTTTTCGTAGAGTACAATCCCAATAACAGAGTGTATCCTGTAAATCCAAAGTACAGTGAAGTATTAGGTTTCAAATGCTATAAATCAGTATTGGATGTTCCAGAGGAGAGTATAGATCTGGCAGTTATAGTTGTACCTGCAGAGTACGTGCCTAAGGTGTTGGAGGAGTGTGGGGAGAAAGGTGTAAAGGGGGCAGTTGTTATCTCAGCAGGTTTTTCAGAGGTAGGTAATTACCATCTGGAGGAGGAGATAAGAAAGATAGGTAAAAAGTATAATATAAGGATAATCGGTCCCAACTGCCTCGGTATAATTAACATGTACAACAGGTTAAATGCATCCTTCAGTAAGGGGTATTTTGCAGAGGGCAACATTACATTTATATCCCAGAGTGGGGCGCTGATAACTGCTGTGTTAGATATCGCTCCTCTCTTAAATCTAGGGTTTTCCAAGATAGTAAGTTTAGGAAATAAGGTAGATGTACGGGAGAGTGATATATTAGAGTACCTTATACAGGACAACACCACCAAGGTAGTTGTGCTCTATATAGAGAGTATTAAGGATAAAAGATTTATAGACAGTGCAAGGAGGTTGGCAAAGGTTAAACCGATAATAGCACTTAAAGGAGGTAGATCTGAAGAGGGAGCCAGGGCTATCTCCTCCCATACTGGAAGTTTGGCGGGGGATATAGAGATATACAATGCAGTATTTAAAAAGGGGAAGGTTCTTACGGTGGAAACCTTCGAGGAGTTGGTAGATCTGATGCACCTATTCTCTACACAGCCTCTTATGAGGGGGAATAGATTGGGAATTATTACTAATGCAGGGGGCTTTGGTGTAATGGCTGCAGACAGTTGTAGGAGGTATGGTTTAACACTTCCTGATTTTGAACCCTCCACAGTGGAGAAGTTGAGAAGACATCTTCCACCTACATCCTCTGTATCTAACCCACAGGATCTCATAGGGGACGCAGATACTGATAGGTACAGACATGCCTTAGAAACTCTTATAGAGGATAAAAATATAGACGGCATACTTGTAATACTTACACCTCAGGAGATGACGAAACCCTTAGAGGTTGCAGAGGTTGTGGTAGATATAAAGAGAGAGATAGAGAGGAGGGGGTTGTCCAAGGCGATAGTAGCCTCCTTCGTTGGAGGTGTATCCATAAAGGGCTCAAAGAGTTATTTAAGGAAAAATGGAGTCCCTGCCTATATATCACCGGAGAATGGTGTAGAGGTACTCTCCCGTTCCTATAAGTACAGTGTTATGAAGGTACAGGAGGATGACTGTGAGTACTTGGAGGATATAAGATCCCAACTGATGAAGGTTAAGGAGGAGAATTTAGATACTATAAGGGAACTCCTAAGTAATCCTAACGAGTACAACTCAAAGAGATTCTTAAAACTCCATGGTATAAAGGTACCTAGAGGGTATTTAGCAAAAACTCCAGAGGAGGCTAAGTATTACGGTAGTATTTTGGGAGACGTTGTGATGAAGATATGCTCGAAGTATATACCTCATAAATCTGATATCAACTGTGTTGTGGTAAAACCAGAGGATGTTAGAGAGACTTTCCACAGGATTATGGAAAGAGGAGAGGATTATCTAAGGGAGAGAGGAATTAAAGGTAAAATAGACGGAGTGCTTATAGAGGAGTACATCGAGGGGATGGAACTTATCCTAGGGGGAAAGAGAGATAGGGTGTTCGGTCCAGTGATCATGGTGGGGTTGGGAGGGGTGTTTGTGGAGGTGATGAAGGACGTCTCCTTTGCAATCCATCCCATTACAAGGGAGTACGCCTTGGATACTCTAAAGGAGTTAAAATCCTACAAGGTGTTAGAGGGGATAAGGGGACGTCCAAGGAGGGATATAGATTTTGTAGTAGATACCATGGTAAAACTCGGTTTAATTATGGAGTTGTATCCAGAGATATGGGAGATAGATATAAATCCACTCTTTGTAAAGGAGGAGGGTAAAGGGGGATATGTAGGGGATGCACTGATAATCACTGAAGATGAGGGATAG
- a CDS encoding STT3 domain-containing protein has translation MKEVLEKIHKFFKKYEHLKLILILLLIGLMSFQLRAQPADMGFTDNEALKKMFADENGRMYLVALDPYYYLRLTENYYNHGHLGETLKYIDGKWVPYDTCQYAPPGHPITRPVPAITYATIAVYEIWHSLDPTVTLMNAAFWVPPLLSILLGIPIFFIVRRVTRSNIGGIVGALLIVSTPALLYKTSAGFADTPIFEILPILFIVWFIMEALHNQRNFKLSLIYTILATLTMALAPRMWTGWWYGYNVVAVFLILYTIYTLLVSRYKDKIPLPLVVDDVKRLLPIVGIFILGGALLISLLYGVNVFINGVLSPFEFIKIKETTKATGWPNVFTTVSELQTPTLKEIIDGALGDPLLFVLGVLGILTSFISMRYEKEGIKIDLKYALLLTLWLIATFYAATKGIRFIGLMVPPLCIGVGILIGQLVNVIKRRDDELTKWIIYPTVGILFLIALYKTLPKIPKIILPTTYVPIAAYGLLLVLVILSIYKIIDIVVSYNNRMKKVATLLLALSLVLPPLASAVPFYTAPTFNNGWKEGLDWIKEETPNNTVITCWWDNGHIYTWATRKMVTFDGGSQNSPRAYWVGRAFATSNENLSVGIIRMLATSGDKAFERGGILMNYTNNSVSMTVKILNEILPLSRSEAYKILTEKYHLSDEDAEILLNYTHPEQPNPDYLITYNRMTDIASVWSMFGFWNFDLPPETPNYKREKGFYMRLPGGDGSFINNSLIVKVPIQNRENYMILNLIVIKNNTLYSYDIAYDVNRNAIVGENITGFHKVVVKYGDKLYEKVFNEKGTYSLIVRLEPLDNQTYLAYAWISTRNLEDSIYTKLHFLDGAGLKHIRLVKATWDPTHPGIQPGFKIYRVDYGEEYLN, from the coding sequence ATGAAAGAGGTATTAGAAAAGATCCATAAATTTTTTAAAAAATATGAACATCTAAAGTTAATCCTTATTCTGCTACTTATAGGATTAATGAGTTTCCAACTGAGGGCCCAGCCTGCAGATATGGGATTCACTGACAATGAAGCATTAAAGAAGATGTTCGCCGATGAAAATGGGAGGATGTACCTTGTTGCATTGGATCCCTACTACTACCTGAGACTCACTGAAAACTACTACAACCACGGTCACCTTGGAGAGACCTTGAAATATATAGATGGAAAGTGGGTACCTTACGACACCTGTCAATATGCTCCCCCTGGTCACCCCATAACTAGACCTGTACCAGCAATAACCTATGCAACGATTGCAGTGTATGAGATATGGCACTCCTTAGATCCGACAGTAACCCTAATGAATGCAGCCTTCTGGGTACCACCTCTTCTAAGTATCCTCTTGGGAATACCTATATTCTTCATAGTTAGAAGGGTTACCAGGAGTAATATCGGTGGAATCGTAGGGGCACTGCTCATAGTCTCTACACCTGCACTACTTTATAAGACCTCTGCAGGTTTTGCAGATACCCCTATATTTGAAATACTGCCTATACTCTTCATAGTATGGTTTATTATGGAGGCACTTCACAACCAGAGGAACTTTAAGTTATCCCTTATATACACTATCTTGGCAACACTTACAATGGCACTGGCACCAAGGATGTGGACTGGTTGGTGGTACGGATATAACGTAGTAGCAGTGTTTCTAATACTCTATACAATATACACTCTCCTCGTAAGTAGATACAAAGATAAAATACCTCTTCCTCTGGTAGTGGATGATGTAAAGAGACTTCTACCTATAGTAGGTATCTTCATCCTTGGAGGGGCCCTCTTAATATCTCTACTCTATGGTGTAAATGTTTTCATAAATGGAGTTCTCTCACCATTTGAATTTATTAAAATAAAGGAGACTACTAAAGCTACAGGTTGGCCTAACGTATTTACTACAGTATCTGAACTTCAGACACCAACACTTAAAGAAATTATAGATGGGGCATTGGGAGATCCTCTGCTATTTGTATTAGGTGTTTTAGGGATATTGACCTCCTTTATCTCGATGAGGTATGAAAAGGAAGGTATTAAAATAGATCTCAAATACGCCCTCCTCCTTACACTATGGCTTATTGCAACATTCTACGCTGCTACAAAAGGAATAAGGTTTATCGGTTTAATGGTACCTCCACTATGTATAGGTGTAGGTATATTAATTGGGCAGTTGGTGAATGTTATAAAGAGGAGAGATGACGAATTAACAAAGTGGATAATATACCCAACAGTTGGGATACTCTTCCTCATTGCCCTATATAAGACACTTCCAAAGATACCGAAGATCATACTACCTACAACTTACGTTCCTATTGCCGCCTATGGACTTCTCCTCGTTCTAGTAATACTTAGTATATATAAGATTATAGATATAGTGGTTTCCTACAACAACAGAATGAAAAAGGTTGCTACTTTACTACTGGCACTGTCCCTAGTCTTACCTCCTTTGGCCAGTGCTGTCCCCTTCTATACTGCACCAACATTTAACAACGGGTGGAAGGAAGGTTTAGACTGGATAAAAGAGGAAACGCCAAATAACACTGTGATCACCTGTTGGTGGGATAACGGTCATATATACACCTGGGCTACTAGAAAGATGGTAACCTTCGATGGAGGATCCCAAAACTCCCCAAGGGCCTACTGGGTAGGTAGAGCCTTTGCTACATCTAATGAAAACCTATCAGTAGGTATAATTAGGATGCTTGCTACAAGTGGAGATAAGGCCTTTGAAAGAGGAGGTATCTTGATGAACTACACCAATAACAGCGTGTCTATGACAGTTAAAATACTCAACGAGATACTTCCTCTAAGTAGAAGTGAGGCGTATAAAATACTTACTGAGAAGTACCACCTAAGTGATGAAGATGCTGAAATACTCCTAAATTACACCCATCCAGAACAACCTAATCCAGATTATCTCATCACCTACAACAGAATGACTGATATAGCCTCTGTCTGGAGTATGTTTGGCTTCTGGAATTTCGATCTACCTCCAGAAACTCCTAACTATAAAAGAGAGAAAGGGTTTTATATGCGACTACCTGGAGGAGATGGATCTTTTATTAACAACTCCTTAATAGTTAAAGTACCTATTCAAAACAGGGAAAACTACATGATTTTAAATCTCATTGTAATAAAGAACAATACACTCTACAGTTATGATATAGCCTACGATGTGAATAGAAATGCTATAGTAGGTGAAAATATAACAGGATTCCACAAGGTTGTTGTAAAATATGGAGATAAGTTATACGAGAAGGTATTTAATGAGAAGGGTACTTACAGTTTAATTGTTAGATTGGAACCTTTAGATAACCAAACATACCTGGCATACGCATGGATATCAACGAGGAACTTAGAGGATAGTATATATACAAAACTTCACTTCTTAGACGGTGCTGGGTTGAAACATATTAGACTGGTTAAGGCTACATGGGATCCTACGCATCCAGGGATACAGCCAGGATTTAAGATATACAGAGTAGATTATGGAGAAGAGTATTTAAATTAA
- a CDS encoding preprotein translocase subunit Sec61beta codes for MARRDEDRGLATSAGLIRYMDTDISKIKISPEKVLGITVSIIILEVILNYGIFI; via the coding sequence ATGGCAAGAAGAGATGAAGATAGGGGGTTGGCCACAAGTGCAGGATTGATTAGGTACATGGATACAGACATTTCAAAGATAAAGATATCTCCTGAAAAGGTATTGGGAATTACAGTCTCTATAATTATCTTAGAGGTTATTCTAAACTACGGTATTTTTATTTAA